From the genome of Rhizobium sp. NXC24, one region includes:
- a CDS encoding shikimate dehydrogenase: MISGTTRLIAHLGYPTESFKAPLIYNPFFEEQGIDAVVVPMGCKPADYPDFLKLIFRLSNVQGALITMPHKIATMALLDEISTNARVAGSCNAVKLGSNGKLIGDMFDGEGFVRGLKRKGQTISGAKALIIGAGGVGSAIAASLASADLAHLALHDDNKESLDGLKTRLNTYYPATQVTTGSNKPDGFDIVINATPLGMRKDDPLPLDVTRLAPSTFVGEVVMKEEITPFLAAAREKGCRYQVGTDMLFEQIPAYLEFFGFPTTTADELRRIARL; this comes from the coding sequence ATGATTAGCGGAACCACGCGGCTGATCGCTCATCTCGGCTACCCGACGGAAAGCTTCAAGGCGCCGCTGATCTATAATCCCTTTTTCGAGGAACAGGGCATCGACGCCGTCGTCGTGCCCATGGGCTGCAAGCCGGCGGATTACCCCGATTTCCTGAAGCTGATCTTCCGCCTGTCAAACGTCCAAGGCGCCCTCATCACCATGCCCCATAAGATTGCTACCATGGCGCTCCTGGACGAAATCTCCACCAACGCCCGCGTGGCCGGCTCCTGCAACGCCGTGAAACTCGGCTCCAACGGCAAACTGATCGGCGACATGTTCGATGGCGAGGGCTTCGTGCGCGGGCTAAAACGCAAGGGCCAGACGATATCAGGCGCCAAAGCCCTCATTATCGGCGCCGGCGGCGTCGGTTCTGCCATCGCGGCGTCGCTCGCCAGCGCCGACCTCGCCCACCTCGCCCTCCACGACGACAACAAGGAGTCCCTTGATGGCCTGAAAACCCGCCTCAACACCTACTACCCGGCAACCCAAGTCACGACAGGCTCAAACAAACCTGATGGCTTCGATATCGTCATCAACGCCACACCGCTGGGGATGCGCAAGGACGACCCTCTGCCGCTGGATGTGACGCGGCTAGCCCCCTCCACATTCGTCGGCGAAGTGGTGATGAAGGAGGAGATCACGCCGTTTCTGGCCGCGGCACGCGAGAAAGGATGCCGGTATCAGGTCGGGACGGACATGTTGTTTGAGCAGATACCGGCCTATCTTGAATTCTTCGGCTTTCCTACAACGACGGCAGACGAACTGAGACGAATTGCTCGGCTTTGA
- the urtE gene encoding urea ABC transporter ATP-binding subunit UrtE → MLTVENANLHYGAAQALRGISIKAEMGKITCVLGRNGVGKSSLLRAVTGQHSLSGGTINFNDITLNGMAPFARAKLGIGYVPQGREIFPLLTVKENLETGYAPIARKDRFVPEEIFTLFPVLKSMLSRRGGDLSGGQQQQLAIGRALVTRPKILVLDEPTEGIQPSIIKDIGRAIKYLRDSTGMAILLVEQYLDFCRELADYVYIMNRGEIVHEGQAETLETPEARRHLTV, encoded by the coding sequence ATGCTGACAGTCGAAAACGCAAATCTGCATTATGGCGCCGCTCAGGCGCTGCGCGGCATCTCGATCAAGGCGGAGATGGGCAAGATCACCTGTGTGCTCGGGCGCAACGGCGTCGGCAAGAGTTCGCTGCTGCGCGCCGTCACAGGGCAACACTCCTTGAGCGGGGGCACGATTAATTTCAATGACATTACGCTGAACGGTATGGCCCCTTTCGCTCGCGCCAAGCTCGGTATCGGCTATGTGCCGCAGGGGCGGGAAATCTTTCCGCTACTGACGGTCAAGGAAAATCTGGAAACAGGTTATGCGCCGATCGCCCGCAAGGACCGCTTCGTTCCTGAAGAGATTTTTACGCTCTTTCCGGTGTTAAAATCGATGCTTTCCAGGCGCGGCGGCGATCTCTCCGGCGGCCAGCAACAGCAGCTAGCGATCGGCCGAGCGTTGGTGACGCGGCCTAAGATCCTCGTCCTTGACGAGCCGACGGAAGGAATCCAGCCCTCAATCATCAAGGATATTGGCCGAGCGATCAAATATCTGCGCGACTCGACCGGGATGGCAATTCTGCTAGTCGAGCAATATCTTGATTTCTGTCGGGAGCTTGCGGATTACGTTTATATCATGAACCGTGGCGAAATTGTCCACGAGGGGCAGGCGGAAACGCTTGAGACGCCGGAAGCCCGACGCCATCTGACCGTTTGA
- the urtD gene encoding urea ABC transporter ATP-binding protein UrtD, with the protein MIPDIKPNSMLYLNNVSVAFDGFKALNSLSIVIEPGELRAIIGPNGAGKTTMMDIITGKTRPDQGEVFFNGQIDLTKKDEADIAQLGIGRKFQKPTVFESHTVWDNLELALNRKRGVFSTLFYRLTPEDRARIHEILDTVRLSHRRDELAANLSHGQKQWLEIGMLLAQDPKLLLVDEPVAGMTDAETAETAVLLKEIAKTRSVVVVEHDMGFIRDLGVKVTCLAEGSVLAEGSIDFVSNDPKVIENYLGR; encoded by the coding sequence ATGATCCCGGACATCAAGCCCAACAGCATGCTTTATCTCAACAACGTCTCGGTCGCCTTCGACGGCTTCAAGGCGCTTAATTCCCTGTCGATCGTCATCGAGCCAGGAGAGCTTCGCGCCATCATCGGCCCGAACGGCGCCGGCAAGACGACGATGATGGACATCATCACCGGCAAGACGCGGCCCGACCAGGGCGAGGTGTTCTTCAACGGCCAGATCGATCTGACCAAGAAGGACGAGGCCGATATCGCCCAGCTCGGCATCGGCCGCAAATTCCAGAAGCCGACCGTCTTCGAAAGCCATACCGTTTGGGACAATCTCGAACTGGCGCTCAACCGCAAGCGTGGCGTTTTCTCGACGCTCTTCTACCGCTTGACGCCTGAAGACCGCGCCCGCATCCACGAAATCCTCGACACGGTGCGCCTCTCCCACCGGCGCGACGAGTTGGCCGCCAATCTTTCGCATGGGCAGAAGCAGTGGCTGGAGATCGGCATGCTGCTCGCCCAGGACCCGAAGCTGCTTTTGGTCGACGAACCTGTGGCCGGCATGACCGACGCTGAGACGGCCGAGACGGCCGTGCTGCTAAAGGAGATCGCCAAGACACGTTCGGTCGTGGTGGTCGAGCATGACATGGGCTTCATCCGCGATCTTGGCGTCAAGGTGACGTGCCTGGCGGAAGGTTCGGTGCTGGCCGAAGGCTCGATCGATTTCGTCAGCAACGATCCGAAGGTGATCGAAAATTATTTGGGGCGATGA
- the urtB gene encoding urea ABC transporter permease subunit UrtB, translating to MFDKFIYRKALAFAAGFCLMLVLAATALRAEEDAHSLINALGPANFQQADEIVKNLAKTGDPKVVPALQAFSDGDLYVRKSDNQVFIAKSFGDGMALVDPLTGQAAGQEAKGNLSKIKINNNLRRSVRAALGGLTLMSPDRGVRLEAAQSVLKSPSADSLDALEAALQGEKDGEIRGVLERARAVAVLSSDRSPEQKKAAIETIRNEGGRDAIGVLSSVSVDDSLRPDIAAAIASIQSQLAIWDAVQNVWYGLSLGSVLLLAAIGLAITFGVMGIINMAHGEMVMLGAYSTFMVQSVIRSSYPELFDWSLAIALPVAFLVTGAVGLVIERGVIRFLYGRPLETLLATWGISLILQQAVRSIFGPTNQEVGNPSWMSGSFDLGYLSITWNRLWIIVFALGAFVALLLLLKRSAFGLQMRAVTQNRRMASSMGIRTPWVDAFTFALGSGIAGMAGVALSQIDNVSPNLGQSYIIDSFMVVVFGGVGNLWGTLVGAFSLGILNKFLEPYAGAVLGKILVLVLIILFIQKRPRGLFALKGRAVEA from the coding sequence ATGTTCGACAAATTCATTTACCGCAAGGCTTTGGCGTTTGCCGCCGGCTTTTGCCTGATGCTGGTGCTGGCGGCGACCGCGCTGCGCGCCGAGGAGGATGCGCATAGCCTCATCAATGCGCTAGGTCCGGCAAACTTCCAGCAGGCCGACGAGATCGTGAAGAACCTGGCCAAGACCGGCGATCCCAAGGTAGTCCCGGCGCTGCAAGCCTTTTCGGACGGCGATCTCTATGTCCGCAAATCCGACAATCAAGTCTTCATCGCCAAATCTTTCGGTGATGGCATGGCCTTGGTCGATCCGTTGACCGGGCAGGCGGCCGGCCAGGAAGCCAAGGGCAATCTCAGCAAGATCAAGATCAACAACAATCTTCGTCGCTCGGTCCGTGCGGCGCTCGGCGGCCTGACGCTGATGAGCCCGGATCGCGGCGTCAGATTGGAGGCGGCTCAATCTGTGCTGAAATCGCCGAGCGCGGATTCGCTGGACGCGTTGGAAGCAGCGTTGCAGGGCGAAAAGGATGGCGAAATCCGCGGCGTGCTCGAGAGGGCGCGCGCGGTTGCCGTGCTAAGCTCCGATCGTTCGCCGGAGCAGAAGAAGGCAGCGATCGAGACGATCAGGAACGAAGGCGGCCGCGATGCGATCGGGGTTCTCTCCTCGGTTTCCGTGGACGACAGCCTGAGGCCCGATATCGCGGCTGCTATAGCCAGCATCCAAAGCCAATTGGCGATCTGGGATGCGGTGCAGAACGTCTGGTACGGCCTGTCGCTCGGCTCGGTGCTTCTGCTTGCCGCCATCGGGCTTGCCATCACCTTCGGCGTCATGGGCATCATCAACATGGCACATGGCGAGATGGTGATGCTGGGCGCCTATTCCACCTTCATGGTGCAGAGCGTTATCCGCAGCTCTTATCCGGAACTCTTCGACTGGTCGCTGGCGATCGCCTTGCCGGTCGCGTTCCTGGTCACCGGCGCCGTCGGCCTCGTCATCGAGCGCGGCGTCATTCGTTTCCTCTATGGCCGGCCGCTGGAAACGCTGCTCGCCACCTGGGGCATCTCGCTGATCCTGCAACAGGCGGTGCGTTCGATCTTCGGGCCGACCAATCAGGAAGTCGGCAATCCCTCCTGGATGTCTGGTTCCTTCGATCTCGGTTATCTCTCGATCACCTGGAACCGCCTCTGGATCATCGTTTTCGCGCTTGGCGCCTTCGTCGCCCTGCTGTTGCTGCTGAAGCGCTCGGCCTTCGGCTTGCAGATGCGGGCGGTGACGCAGAATCGGCGCATGGCGTCCTCCATGGGCATTCGGACGCCCTGGGTCGATGCATTCACCTTTGCCCTGGGGTCGGGCATTGCGGGGATGGCAGGCGTTGCGCTCTCGCAGATCGACAACGTCTCGCCAAACCTTGGCCAGAGCTACATCATCGACAGTTTCATGGTTGTCGTTTTCGGCGGCGTCGGCAATCTCTGGGGAACGCTGGTCGGTGCCTTCTCGCTCGGCATCCTCAACAAATTCCTCGAACCCTATGCGGGGGCGGTGCTCGGCAAGATCCTGGTTCTTGTCCTCATCATTCTTTTTATCCAGAAACGTCCGCGCGGGCTCTTCGCCCTCAAGGGAAGGGCGGTGGAAGCATGA
- the urtA gene encoding urea ABC transporter substrate-binding protein, translating to MKLKTLVSGALLGAIMSTTAFHGAFAADDTIKVGVLHSLSGTMAISETTLKDAMLMLIDEQNKKGGVLGKKLEPVVVDPASDWPLFAEKARELIQKDKVSAVFGCWTSVSRKSVLPVFKELDSILFYPVQFEGEESERNVFYTGAAPNQQAIPAVDYLMQNEGVQRWVLEGTDYVYPRTTNKILEAYLKSKGVNAEDIIINYTPFGFSDWQTEVSKIKAFGSAGKKTAVVSTINGDANVPFYKELGNQGVKAEDIPVVAFSVGEEELAGVDTKPLVGHLAAWNYFQSVDTPANAEFIKEWHAYTKNDKRVTNDPMEAAYIGFNMWVKAVEKAGTTDPDKVIDALVGVSVPNLTGGYATMMPNHYITKPVLIGEVQENGQFDVVSQTPAVVGKEWSDYLPDSKDLISDWRMPMNCGNFNVSTGKCGGKGS from the coding sequence ATGAAACTGAAGACTCTTGTCTCCGGCGCGCTTCTGGGCGCCATCATGTCGACGACCGCATTCCACGGAGCTTTTGCCGCCGACGACACCATTAAGGTCGGCGTTCTCCATTCGCTTTCGGGCACCATGGCGATTTCGGAAACGACGCTGAAGGATGCCATGCTGATGCTCATCGACGAGCAGAACAAGAAGGGCGGCGTTCTCGGCAAGAAGCTGGAGCCGGTCGTCGTCGATCCGGCATCCGACTGGCCGCTGTTTGCCGAAAAGGCACGCGAGTTGATCCAGAAGGACAAGGTCTCGGCCGTGTTCGGCTGCTGGACCTCGGTGTCGCGCAAGTCGGTCCTGCCGGTCTTCAAGGAACTGGATTCGATCCTGTTCTACCCCGTGCAGTTCGAGGGTGAAGAGTCCGAGCGCAACGTGTTCTACACCGGCGCAGCGCCGAACCAGCAGGCGATCCCCGCTGTCGATTATCTGATGCAGAATGAAGGCGTGCAGCGCTGGGTTCTGGAAGGCACCGACTACGTCTATCCGCGCACGACCAACAAAATCCTTGAAGCCTATCTGAAGTCCAAGGGCGTCAACGCCGAAGACATCATCATCAACTACACGCCGTTCGGCTTCTCCGACTGGCAGACGGAAGTCTCCAAGATCAAGGCCTTCGGTTCGGCCGGCAAGAAGACCGCCGTCGTCTCCACCATCAATGGCGACGCCAATGTTCCCTTCTACAAGGAGCTCGGCAACCAGGGCGTCAAGGCGGAAGACATTCCGGTCGTCGCTTTCTCCGTCGGCGAAGAGGAACTTGCCGGCGTCGACACCAAGCCGCTGGTTGGCCATCTCGCCGCCTGGAACTATTTCCAGTCCGTCGACACGCCCGCCAATGCCGAATTCATCAAGGAATGGCATGCCTATACCAAGAACGACAAGCGCGTCACCAACGACCCGATGGAAGCCGCCTATATCGGCTTCAACATGTGGGTGAAGGCCGTCGAAAAGGCCGGTACGACCGATCCGGACAAGGTGATCGACGCACTCGTCGGCGTTTCCGTTCCAAACCTTACCGGCGGCTACGCCACCATGATGCCGAACCATTACATCACCAAGCCCGTGCTGATCGGCGAAGTGCAGGAAAACGGCCAGTTCGACGTCGTTTCGCAAACCCCCGCAGTGGTCGGCAAGGAATGGTCGGATTACCTGCCTGACAGCAAGGACCTGATCTCGGATTGGCGCATGCCGATGAACTGCGGCAACTTCAACGTTTCCACCGGCAAGTGCGGCGGCAAGGGTTCCTGA